From Clostridium sp. SY8519:
GCTGATCGGTGAAGTGGAGCGCCGTCCCATCGATGTCAGACTGAATACAGAGGCAACACCGGAATTTGTCCGGGAATTCGCCGCAGACGCAGTCGTAATCGCTACCGGTTCCGTACCTTCCTGCCCGCCGATCAAAGGCATTGAATGCGCGCATCAGGCCATGGAAGTATATGACGGCACCTGCAAGCCGGGGAAAAAGATCGTGATGATCGGCGGCGGCCTGGTAGGCTGCGAGACAGGCCTGTATCTGCAGAAAACCGGCCACGAAGTAACTGTTGTGGAGATGCTGGACCGGATCGCCAACGAATCCTTTGGTATGTACCGGGAAGCCCTGGTATGGGAAATGGAGAAGTGCGGCGTGGCTTCTATGGCAAAAACCAAATGCCTGGAGATCGAGGCAGACGGCGTGACCGTGGAGAACGCGGAGGGCGTACAGAAGCTTCCGGCGGATACGGTACTCTACGCGCTGGGTATGAAGACCGTAAACTATGACGCGCTGAAAGAAGCAGCCGGCGACGCGGAAGTATATGTCATCGGTGACGCGATCCATCCGGGTAAGGTGGATCAGGCCACACGGAGCGCATATCTTGCCGCTGTGGAAATCGCAAAATAATCATCCGAGCATATCTTCTGCCGGCAGGCGGTTTTCGAGACCTGCCGGCGGGATACGGACGCAGTCTGACCCGGGAGGGGAAGGCTGCGTCCGTTTTTTTACGGCTGGCGCATCGGGGAAAAGGTATCTCATGCCGTTTTTGCTGGGGGGTTAGTGATACAAAAAGGGGGAAACAGGAAAGAAAACAGACAAAACAGAAAAAACGGGATGAAAGACTATAAAATTACATGTTTCTGCCTGAAATATGATAAAATAAAAAAATAAACAACTATGAAATCGGAGCACCTGCCTATGACCAATATTTTTACCAACGCCCGCCGGAAAATACTGATCTATGTGCTTTTATTTTTTGGCATTCTTTTCTATTCAAACATCTGGAGGATACTTTCGGAAAACATGGGTTTCCAGGGATCCCTGACGGCTTCCGGGTATATTGCGTTGCTGCTGTCATGGACCATCGGACTGCGCCGCCGGATTCTGGCACCGCCGATTCGCAGGAAGCTGATCGGATGCGCGGGGCTGATGATCGCCTGGATGTTTTTCCGGAACTGCAAATACGATTACTTTTCCCATCTTGAGACCCTGGACCGCCAGATGTGGTACGCTTATTATATCCCGCTCATTTTGATTCCCCTGCTCTGCCTGCTGCTGGCACTGAGTATCGGGGAGGAGGATTCCTTTGTACCGCACCGGGCGAATCTGCTCTGGATACCGGCCTGCGCGCTTCTGGCCGGGATCCTGACCAATGATCTGCACCAGCAGGCCTTTCGTTTCCGGCCGGGTATGGCGCAGTGGAATACAGAGTACCGGTATGGGTGGCTGTACTTCTGCGCAGTGATCTGGATCGGATTTGTTTTAAGCGCAAGTGTGGTCATCCTGCTGCACAGGAGCCGGATCCGGCACAGCCGGCGGCAGCACCTGGTTCCTTTTTTATGGATTCTGGCGCTGGCGGTGTATTCCGTTTGCTATATCCGGGGACCGTTGTTTTTTTCCTGGCGCCTGATTCAGATGCCGGAGGCCTGCTGCAGTTTGTTTGTCGCGCTGATCGAAAGCTGTATTCTGATCGGCCTGATTCCGTCCAATCTGTCTTATGACAAATTTTTCGACGCCTCTTCGGTGGCGGCGCAGATTACGGACAGCGGGGGACAGGTGATGTATGTGTCGGAAACTGCCCGGTATCTGAATCCGATGGAAAAAAGGGAAGCGGCGGACAGCTGTATCTGGCTGGATGAGCATACCCAGCTGTGCGGCAAACGGATTGCCGGCGGCTGTGTGTACTGGGAAAATGACCTGGAAATGATCCATCAGATTCGGGACGAGCTGGCGGAGATCCGGGAGAGCCTGTCTGGGGAGAAGGATCTGCTGGTGGCAGAGAATGAGATGAAAGAGCAGTGGGCGGCGCTGGAAGAACAGAACCGGCTCTATGATTCCATGCTGCAGATCTGCCGGCCCCAGATGAACGCCCTGGAAAAGCTGCTGGATGAGCTGGAGGAGGAGCATGACGGGGACGGATTTCAGCGCAGATTGGGCGAGGCCTGTATCTGTGCGGCTTACATCAAGCGGCGGAGCAATCTGTGCCTGCTGGAGGAAAGAGAAGAAGGGATTGCGGCCGAAGAACTGGCTCTGTGTTTCCGGGAATCCGCGGAATACCTGAATCTGTACGGAGCGGCAGCCTCGTTCCGTCTGCAGGGGAACAGCAGCTGCCGGAGCGCGTATGGGGGAGAATATTACGAATTTTTCCAGAGAACTGTGGAAGAAGTGCTGCCGGTATTGGCGGCGGTACTGATCACGCTGACAGTAACGGAACAGGGGACGGAACTGCGGCTGAGTGTGGAACTGCTGGAAGACGGAAAGCTGTCTTCCGCCCTGTATCCGCTCAAACGGTACGCGGCGGAAGGACTGTTTTTTACAGCAGAGGAAGAGGATGGTGTATATTATCTGAGCCTGAGCCGGAAAGGAGGGGGACGATGACCGTATATCGGGAACTGCATCCGCTTCTGCACGGGCTGCTGCCGGTGATTCTGATGGTGATCACACAGCTGGCGCTGGTCTGTGTGATGATTGCCTTCCGGGACAGACATCAGAGGAAGGTACGGCTCTTCTGTCTGGGCCTTTTCGGCCTGGCGGCAGGTTTTCAGCTTGTCTGCATGCGCATGGAGTGGAAACTTTACGACAAAACAAGGGAATATGCCGGTGAAGCCCCGGCGGTCTTCCTGGCGGGACTCCTGATTGCTCTGGCGGTGCTCCTGATTTTGGAAATGAGGTATCTGCAGCGGTGGCACCGCAGTCATATTACGCAGGAGTCCATACAGGAAAGCATTAATTACCTTCCGGTGGGACTGTGTTTCTACGGCGCGGACGGAAGGGTTTTTCTGGTGAATTACCAGATGAAAGAACTGTGCCGGCGGATCTGCGGAGAGGAGCTGACCAACGGGATACATTTCTGGGAGTGCCTGCGTCAGACGGGAGAACACCCGATTCTGCGTATGCCGGACGGAACGGTGTACAGTTTTACCAGAAGAATCCGCAGCAGGGGCTATCCGGTCTGTGAACTGAAGGCGATGGATGTGACCCGGCAGTATGAACTCAGTATGGAAATCGCGGAAGAAAACAAAATGTTGGAGGCCATGAATGAACGGCTGCAGATCTACGGGGAAACGGTGGAAGCCGTCGCCCGGGAGCGGGAAATGCTGGAGGCCAGAATCCACATCCACGAC
This genomic window contains:
- a CDS encoding histidine kinase N-terminal 7TM domain-containing protein, with product MTNIFTNARRKILIYVLLFFGILFYSNIWRILSENMGFQGSLTASGYIALLLSWTIGLRRRILAPPIRRKLIGCAGLMIAWMFFRNCKYDYFSHLETLDRQMWYAYYIPLILIPLLCLLLALSIGEEDSFVPHRANLLWIPACALLAGILTNDLHQQAFRFRPGMAQWNTEYRYGWLYFCAVIWIGFVLSASVVILLHRSRIRHSRRQHLVPFLWILALAVYSVCYIRGPLFFSWRLIQMPEACCSLFVALIESCILIGLIPSNLSYDKFFDASSVAAQITDSGGQVMYVSETARYLNPMEKREAADSCIWLDEHTQLCGKRIAGGCVYWENDLEMIHQIRDELAEIRESLSGEKDLLVAENEMKEQWAALEEQNRLYDSMLQICRPQMNALEKLLDELEEEHDGDGFQRRLGEACICAAYIKRRSNLCLLEEREEGIAAEELALCFRESAEYLNLYGAAASFRLQGNSSCRSAYGGEYYEFFQRTVEEVLPVLAAVLITLTVTEQGTELRLSVELLEDGKLSSALYPLKRYAAEGLFFTAEEEDGVYYLSLSRKGGGR
- a CDS encoding ATP-binding protein yields the protein MTVYRELHPLLHGLLPVILMVITQLALVCVMIAFRDRHQRKVRLFCLGLFGLAAGFQLVCMRMEWKLYDKTREYAGEAPAVFLAGLLIALAVLLILEMRYLQRWHRSHITQESIQESINYLPVGLCFYGADGRVFLVNYQMKELCRRICGEELTNGIHFWECLRQTGEHPILRMPDGTVYSFTRRIRSRGYPVCELKAMDVTRQYELSMEIAEENKMLEAMNERLQIYGETVEAVAREREMLEARIHIHDSLGQLLLAARYVLQHPEIEREEQRRQLVTLWQQNLGMLWKGDPPAQDAYEDLADIAETVGVSIFYDGSLPPEDSREGRVLARIIHECLTNTVSHADGTELYVRIRSRGDGLHVTCRNNGKPPEGPIREGGGLSGVRGSVEGIGGTLEIASAPEFQLTAFLPAYAGGSRGRKGWRNTRC